The Staphylococcus sp. 17KM0847 DNA segment GCAAATGAAGATATTGATGCCTTTCGTGATGAATTTTTAGAGATGCATTCGTACGATCAAAGTGAATATTTTGAAGAAAGTAACGACGACATACGTCAAAAAATGTACCAATATTTATCTCCGGAAGAGGTCTCAGACTTCTTTGAAAACTTGGAAATCGATGAATCTGAGTATGAAGACTTATTTGAAGAGATGAATGCGACATATGCCAGTCATGTCTTACAGCATATGTCTTATGACAATGCCGTAGATATATTAAATGAACTCTCAAAACGCAAAGTTGCGAGTCTATTAATGTTGATGGATCGTGATGAAGCAAAAGAAATTAAAGCATTATTGCATTATGAAGAGGATACTGCTGGTGGTATTATGACAACGGAATATATTTCGTTGACAATTAATACCCCTGTACACGAAGCATTAATGCGCGTTAAAGAGCAAGCACCCGATGCTGAAACAATATATATTATTTTTGTAGTTGATGAAGATAAAAAACTTGTCGGTGTACTCTCGTTACGTGATCTTATTGTTGCAGAAAATGATGCGTATATTGAAGACATTATGAGTGAGCGTATTATTAGTGCAAATGTCGCAGATGACCAAGAAGATGTTGCGCAAATGATGAGAGACTATGATTTTATCGCAATACCTGTTGTTGATTATCAAAATCACCTTTTAGGGATTATTACAATTGATGATATCGTTGACGTTATTGATGAAGAAGCCAGTGAAGACTATTCACGTTTAGCCGGGGTGTCTGATATTGATTCAACAGATGATACAATTTTTCAAACTGCACTTAAACGTTTACCATGGTTATTAATTCTAACAGTATTAGGGATGATAACGGCTTCTATTTTAGGTTCATTT contains these protein-coding regions:
- the mgtE gene encoding magnesium transporter; this translates as MSNDNEKLRLDDEEKYNKAFLDDLIANEDIDAFRDEFLEMHSYDQSEYFEESNDDIRQKMYQYLSPEEVSDFFENLEIDESEYEDLFEEMNATYASHVLQHMSYDNAVDILNELSKRKVASLLMLMDRDEAKEIKALLHYEEDTAGGIMTTEYISLTINTPVHEALMRVKEQAPDAETIYIIFVVDEDKKLVGVLSLRDLIVAENDAYIEDIMSERIISANVADDQEDVAQMMRDYDFIAIPVVDYQNHLLGIITIDDIVDVIDEEASEDYSRLAGVSDIDSTDDTIFQTALKRLPWLLILTVLGMITASILGSFESTLEQVALLAAFIPIISGMSGNSGTQSLAVSVRNISTGEINEKSKFKLALRESGSGFLTGITCAVSLCLIIIIIYHQPFLALIVGVSLTIAMTVGTTIGSVIPLLMNKLGIDPAVASGPFITTINDIVSMLIYFGLATSFMNYLI